A part of Streptomyces sp. NBC_01235 genomic DNA contains:
- a CDS encoding type I polyketide synthase has protein sequence MTVQPTASEHAPIDLDIAVIGMSGAFPGAANVAEFWRNLRDGVSSVRFFTDEELLARGVPAADLRDPDYVKAASTLDDITGFDADFFGINPNEARATDPQHRLFLECAWAALEDAGYDPGRYDGDIGVFAGLGMNSYVLEVLGRSASFWRSTGVEQMMIGNDKDFLPSRVSYKLNLTGPSINVNTACSTSLVAIHLARQSLLLGESDMALVGGVSIVVPNNRGYRYVKDGIQSPDGHCRAFDAQAQGTMWGDGCGVVVLKRLQAAIADGDHVYAVVKGTAVNNDGSLKVGYTAPSVEGQSRVIVEALAEAGVSPDEIGYVEAHGTGTALGDPIEIAALTNAFRTGTDQVGYCPIGSVKTNIGHLNAAAGIAGFIKSVLALHHREVPPSLNFSEPNPEIDFATSPFYVQTGLTPWPEGPAPRRAGVSSMGIGGTNCHVVLQEAPVAAPVAAPDGEQVLLLSARSEAALEQAAGALARHLAAHPELSLADVAYTLQCGRRHFRARRALLARSVGSAARALAEADPEALLGPGDTAGPDGLAAWLAGEDVDWQPRWPAGSARRVPLPTYPFEHRGYWYEPEIVPETAALNDEAYFTKLADMGDWFSLPVFRQRPLPFTVPAAGRRTWLVFADDRGVGARAAEALAADHEVVTVTAGSRYERRVDGSFVLDPADEEGYTALLTELRTQDRLPDRVLYCWPLRRRAEQPHRLDRDAQLAEQEAVLFPVLRFAQALDALSVERPLTFTAVTEDVFDVTGAEDLDVHAATVGGACLVLQQTYGHIASRVVDLSADTDTDRRVAQLLAEIRHDTADLFSAYRSGKRYVRGYEPVRVEADAPRPTGLREGRTYLVFGGLEGIGALVAEHIVRDRGGRLLLLEEPDFPAEDQWDAWLAEHPEDDPIATRVRKARELIGLGAHWLGSLAQDPAQNDTLRADAERRHGPVHGLIHAPGSSNAKRVNTIRAATVEDWRRHFASVGASLVLLDQMFADRELDFRIMTNSLGSVLGGDGFFHIATVGNYAKAYATMRARETEQAWTVQAWDSWTIEWVGISQYLPAALFDRVKPSVLTTEEGLRCFELAFAVTGAVEVDISATDFNARYRKWIGSTGGTGQGTYQVSGTYPRPELETAYVAPSGATQQALAELFSRVLGVEKVGVEDSFFELGGHSLLGVELAAEVRKAHGVELDLYHLYGLSTVAQLAEYIRGAI, from the coding sequence GTGACCGTGCAGCCGACGGCATCCGAGCACGCCCCGATCGACCTGGACATCGCCGTCATCGGGATGTCCGGCGCCTTCCCGGGCGCCGCGAACGTCGCCGAGTTCTGGCGCAACCTGCGCGACGGCGTCTCCTCGGTACGGTTCTTCACCGACGAGGAACTGCTCGCCCGCGGCGTGCCGGCGGCCGACCTGCGGGACCCGGACTACGTCAAAGCGGCGTCCACCCTGGACGACATCACGGGCTTCGACGCCGACTTCTTCGGCATCAACCCCAACGAGGCCCGGGCCACCGACCCGCAGCACCGCCTGTTCCTGGAGTGCGCCTGGGCGGCCCTGGAGGACGCGGGCTACGACCCCGGCCGCTACGACGGCGACATCGGGGTCTTCGCCGGGCTCGGCATGAACTCCTACGTGCTGGAGGTGCTGGGCCGCAGCGCCTCGTTCTGGCGGTCCACCGGCGTCGAGCAGATGATGATCGGCAACGACAAGGACTTCCTGCCCTCGCGGGTCTCCTACAAGCTGAACCTGACCGGGCCGAGCATCAACGTCAACACCGCCTGCTCCACCTCGTTGGTCGCCATCCACCTGGCCCGGCAGAGCCTGCTGCTCGGGGAGAGCGACATGGCCCTGGTCGGCGGCGTGTCGATCGTGGTGCCCAACAACCGCGGCTACCGGTACGTCAAGGACGGCATCCAGTCGCCGGACGGCCACTGCCGGGCCTTCGACGCCCAGGCCCAGGGCACGATGTGGGGCGACGGCTGCGGTGTCGTCGTCCTCAAGCGGCTGCAGGCCGCGATCGCCGACGGCGACCACGTGTACGCCGTCGTCAAGGGCACGGCCGTCAACAACGACGGTTCGCTGAAGGTCGGTTACACCGCGCCCAGCGTCGAGGGGCAGAGCCGGGTCATCGTGGAGGCGCTGGCCGAGGCGGGCGTCTCCCCGGACGAGATCGGCTACGTCGAGGCGCACGGCACCGGCACCGCGCTCGGTGATCCGATCGAGATCGCCGCCCTCACCAACGCCTTCCGTACCGGGACCGACCAGGTCGGCTACTGCCCGATCGGCTCGGTGAAGACCAACATCGGCCACCTCAACGCGGCGGCGGGCATCGCCGGGTTCATCAAGTCCGTGCTCGCCCTGCACCACCGCGAGGTGCCGCCGAGCCTGAACTTCAGTGAACCCAACCCGGAGATCGACTTCGCCACCAGCCCGTTCTACGTGCAGACCGGGCTCACCCCCTGGCCCGAGGGCCCGGCACCGCGCCGCGCCGGGGTCAGCTCGATGGGCATCGGCGGCACCAACTGCCATGTCGTACTGCAGGAGGCGCCGGTCGCCGCCCCGGTCGCCGCCCCCGACGGCGAGCAGGTCCTGCTGCTGTCGGCGCGCTCGGAGGCCGCCCTGGAGCAGGCCGCCGGCGCGCTGGCCCGCCATCTGGCCGCCCACCCGGAGCTGTCCCTGGCCGACGTGGCATACACCCTGCAGTGCGGGCGCCGGCACTTCCGGGCCCGGCGGGCGCTGCTCGCCCGCTCCGTCGGCAGCGCCGCGCGCGCCCTCGCCGAGGCCGACCCCGAGGCCCTGCTCGGCCCCGGCGACACCGCCGGGCCGGACGGGCTGGCCGCCTGGCTGGCCGGCGAGGACGTCGACTGGCAGCCGCGGTGGCCCGCCGGCTCCGCACGCCGCGTGCCGCTGCCCACCTACCCCTTCGAGCACCGCGGCTACTGGTACGAGCCGGAGATCGTGCCCGAGACCGCCGCTCTCAACGACGAGGCCTACTTCACCAAGCTGGCGGACATGGGCGACTGGTTCTCCCTCCCCGTGTTCAGGCAGCGTCCGCTGCCCTTCACCGTCCCCGCGGCCGGGCGCCGCACCTGGCTGGTGTTCGCGGACGACCGGGGCGTCGGCGCCCGGGCGGCCGAGGCTCTGGCGGCCGACCACGAGGTGGTGACGGTGACCGCCGGCAGCCGCTACGAGCGGCGCGTGGACGGCTCGTTCGTGCTCGACCCCGCCGACGAGGAGGGCTACACCGCCCTGCTCACCGAGCTGCGCACCCAGGACAGGCTGCCCGATCGCGTCCTCTACTGCTGGCCGTTGCGCCGCCGCGCCGAGCAGCCGCACCGGCTCGACCGCGACGCACAGCTCGCCGAGCAGGAGGCCGTCCTCTTCCCGGTCCTGCGGTTCGCCCAGGCCCTCGACGCGCTGTCCGTCGAACGGCCGCTCACCTTCACCGCGGTGACCGAGGACGTCTTCGACGTCACCGGCGCGGAGGATCTCGACGTGCACGCCGCCACCGTCGGCGGCGCCTGTCTGGTGCTCCAGCAGACCTACGGCCACATCGCCTCCCGGGTGGTCGACCTGTCCGCCGACACGGACACCGACCGCCGGGTCGCCCAGCTGCTCGCCGAGATCCGCCACGACACCGCAGACCTGTTCAGCGCCTACCGGTCGGGCAAGCGGTACGTACGCGGCTACGAGCCCGTCCGGGTCGAGGCGGACGCCCCCCGGCCCACCGGGCTGCGCGAGGGCCGCACCTACCTGGTCTTCGGCGGGCTGGAGGGCATCGGCGCGCTGGTCGCCGAGCACATCGTGCGCGACCGAGGCGGCCGCCTGCTGCTCCTGGAGGAGCCGGACTTCCCCGCCGAGGACCAGTGGGACGCCTGGCTGGCCGAGCACCCCGAGGACGACCCGATCGCCACCCGGGTGCGCAAGGCCCGCGAGCTGATCGGCCTCGGTGCGCACTGGCTGGGCAGCCTGGCGCAGGACCCGGCTCAGAACGACACGCTGCGCGCCGACGCCGAGCGGCGCCACGGCCCGGTGCACGGTCTAATCCACGCCCCCGGCTCGTCCAACGCCAAGCGGGTCAACACCATCCGCGCGGCCACGGTCGAGGACTGGCGCCGGCACTTCGCGTCGGTCGGGGCGAGCCTCGTCCTGCTCGACCAGATGTTCGCCGACCGCGAGCTGGACTTCCGGATCATGACCAACTCGCTCGGGTCGGTCCTCGGCGGCGACGGCTTCTTCCACATCGCGACCGTCGGCAACTATGCCAAGGCGTACGCCACGATGCGCGCCCGGGAGACCGAGCAGGCGTGGACGGTGCAGGCCTGGGACTCCTGGACCATCGAGTGGGTCGGCATCAGCCAGTACCTGCCGGCCGCCCTGTTCGACCGGGTCAAGCCCTCCGTGCTCACCACGGAGGAGGGCCTGCGCTGCTTCGAGCTGGCCTTCGCGGTGACCGGCGCCGTCGAGGTCGACATCTCCGCGACCGACTTCAACGCCCGCTACCGCAAGTGGATCGGCTCGACCGGCGGCACCGGGCAGGGCACGTACCAGGTCTCCGGCACGTACCCGCGCCCGGAGCTGGAGACCGCCTACGTGGCCCCCAGCGGCGCGACCCAGCAGGCCCTGGCCGAGCTGTTCTCGCGCGTCCTCGGGGTGGAGAAGGTCGGTGTCGAGGACAGCTTCTTCGAGCTGGGCGGACACTCGCTGCTCGGCGTCGAGCTGGCCGCCGAAGTGCGCAAGGCGCACGGGGTCGAGCTGGACCTCTACCACCTGTACGGCCTGTCCACCGTGGCCCAGCTGGCCGAGTACATACGGGGGGCGATATGA
- the fabD gene encoding ACP S-malonyltransferase, whose amino-acid sequence MTRPIAFLFGGQGSQYHGMGRPLFDHEPVFRDSMRELDDVVRKLAGVSVVEQVYGADRGVADPFGRLLFTHPAIVMVEYSLARLLRSRGVEPDYVAGSSLGEFAAAAVAGVLPIEDVLTTVVRQAQLCERSGPPGRMLAVLRDVASFDRDPVFAGTELASVNYPEHFVVSGTVARIAELRAELTGRDVPTEVLPVPHAFHSSHIDAFAAGYRDLFHGLRPAAPRIPMVSGIDGGRPERLDADYFWNVVRRPIDFPAAVRTLAAAGDPVHLDLSPGGTLATFLRRNRAEAECHPVLTPFMQDRQRLADATAAARAQRRPARPTTHGEGTMTVFLFPGQGSQFKGMGAGLFEEFPDLTATADRVLGYSIRELCVEDPRRELGRTRFTQPALYVVNALSHLKRVADTGVRPDFVAGHSLGEYSALFAAGAVDFETGLRLVKRRGELMSEAADGGMAAVIGLTVEEVRDLLRREGLTAIEVANHNSPRQVVVAGPKADIPAAREAFVRGGALHYVPLNVSGAFHSRLMAGTRERFIPLLREAVFRTPLIPVLSNVSARPHREGAIADKLAEQITHVVEWNDTIRYLLGQGEADFVEVGPGTVLTKLVGKIRDEAGSPVPAEPPAPSPAAARPAPLAPTAAAPAPVAPAAPAPAAEAVPVAKPSRQGEPELPLWPVALTATSLGDSDFRRDYGLTHAYLAGAMYRGIASVDLVVRMGRAGMLGFFGTAMVRPDGIEDAIRRIQRALPGGEPYGMNLIHSPAHPEAEEAAVDLFLRYGVPVIEASAYMGITAALVRYRAKGLRRGPDGRVTAANRIIAKLSRPEVARVFLAPAPEDLVARMVTAGALTRQEAELLREVPMADDLCVEADSGGHTDRGVLVALLPAIIALRDELAKTYGYAQRIRVGAAGGIGSPAAAAAAFVLGAAFVLTGSVNQCTVEAGTSDAVKDMLQNAGVQDTAYAPAGDMFEIGAQVQVLQRGTFFPGRSNRLYQLYKHFESLDAIDDKTLRMIQDKYFRRDFDQVWEEVRAHQPATEIHKAEHNPRYRMALLFKWYFAHSTRAALEGDPDCRVDYQIHCGPALGTFNQWVKGTDLENWRNRHADEIGLRLMAATAELVNGRFAGLFGRRDASDSHRLAPQDREAAVR is encoded by the coding sequence ATGACCCGTCCCATCGCCTTCCTGTTCGGCGGCCAGGGATCCCAGTACCACGGCATGGGGCGCCCGCTGTTCGACCACGAACCGGTGTTCCGCGACTCCATGCGCGAACTGGACGACGTGGTGCGCAAGCTGGCCGGCGTCTCGGTCGTCGAGCAGGTCTACGGCGCCGACCGGGGCGTCGCAGACCCGTTCGGTCGGCTGCTGTTCACCCATCCGGCGATCGTCATGGTCGAGTACTCGCTGGCCCGGCTGCTGCGCTCGCGCGGCGTCGAGCCGGACTACGTGGCGGGAAGCAGCCTCGGCGAGTTCGCCGCGGCGGCCGTGGCGGGCGTGCTGCCGATCGAGGACGTCCTGACCACCGTCGTCCGGCAGGCACAGCTCTGCGAGCGGTCGGGCCCGCCCGGCCGGATGCTCGCCGTCCTGCGCGACGTCGCCTCGTTCGACCGTGACCCGGTCTTCGCGGGCACCGAACTCGCCTCGGTCAACTACCCGGAGCACTTCGTGGTGTCCGGCACCGTGGCCCGGATCGCCGAGCTCAGGGCCGAGCTCACCGGACGGGACGTCCCCACCGAGGTCCTGCCGGTGCCGCACGCCTTCCACTCCTCCCACATCGACGCGTTCGCCGCCGGCTACCGCGACCTCTTCCACGGCCTTCGGCCCGCCGCGCCCCGGATCCCGATGGTCTCCGGCATCGACGGCGGCCGGCCGGAGCGGCTCGACGCGGACTACTTCTGGAACGTCGTCCGCCGGCCGATCGACTTCCCGGCCGCGGTCCGCACCCTCGCGGCCGCCGGCGACCCGGTCCACCTCGACCTGAGCCCCGGGGGCACGCTCGCCACCTTCCTGCGCCGCAACCGCGCCGAGGCCGAGTGCCACCCGGTCCTGACGCCCTTCATGCAGGACCGGCAGCGGCTCGCCGACGCGACCGCGGCCGCCCGCGCGCAGCGCCGCCCGGCCCGCCCGACGACCCACGGAGAAGGCACCATGACCGTCTTTCTGTTCCCAGGACAGGGCTCCCAGTTCAAGGGCATGGGCGCCGGGCTCTTCGAGGAGTTCCCCGACCTCACCGCCACGGCCGACCGGGTCCTCGGCTACTCGATCCGCGAGCTCTGCGTAGAGGACCCGCGCCGGGAACTGGGCAGGACCCGTTTCACCCAGCCCGCGCTGTACGTGGTCAACGCGCTCAGCCACCTCAAGCGGGTCGCCGACACCGGGGTGCGCCCCGACTTCGTCGCCGGCCACAGCCTCGGTGAGTACAGCGCGCTGTTCGCCGCCGGTGCGGTCGACTTCGAGACGGGCCTGCGCCTGGTCAAGCGGCGCGGCGAGCTGATGAGCGAGGCCGCGGACGGCGGGATGGCCGCGGTGATCGGCCTGACCGTCGAGGAGGTGCGCGACCTGCTGCGCCGCGAGGGCCTGACGGCCATCGAGGTCGCCAACCACAACTCGCCCCGCCAGGTCGTGGTCGCCGGGCCCAAGGCCGACATCCCGGCGGCCCGCGAGGCCTTCGTGCGGGGCGGCGCCCTGCACTACGTCCCGCTCAACGTGAGCGGTGCCTTCCACTCCCGGCTGATGGCCGGCACCCGGGAGCGGTTCATACCGCTGCTGCGCGAGGCCGTCTTCCGGACGCCTCTGATACCGGTGCTGTCGAACGTGTCGGCCCGCCCGCACCGCGAGGGCGCGATCGCCGACAAGCTCGCCGAGCAGATCACCCACGTGGTCGAGTGGAACGACACGATCCGCTATCTGCTGGGCCAGGGCGAGGCCGACTTCGTCGAGGTCGGGCCCGGCACGGTGCTCACCAAACTGGTCGGCAAGATCCGCGACGAGGCGGGCTCGCCGGTGCCGGCGGAGCCGCCCGCCCCCTCCCCGGCCGCCGCCAGGCCCGCCCCGCTCGCCCCTACCGCTGCTGCGCCCGCTCCGGTGGCCCCTGCTGCCCCCGCCCCGGCGGCCGAGGCGGTCCCGGTGGCGAAGCCGTCGCGGCAGGGCGAGCCCGAGCTGCCGCTGTGGCCGGTGGCCCTCACCGCGACCTCGCTCGGCGATTCGGACTTCCGCCGCGACTACGGCCTCACCCACGCCTACCTCGCCGGCGCCATGTACCGCGGCATCGCCTCGGTGGACCTCGTCGTGCGGATGGGCCGGGCGGGCATGCTCGGCTTCTTCGGCACCGCGATGGTCCGCCCGGACGGCATCGAGGACGCGATCCGCCGGATCCAGCGCGCGCTCCCGGGCGGTGAGCCGTACGGGATGAACCTCATCCACAGCCCCGCGCACCCGGAGGCGGAGGAGGCGGCCGTCGACCTCTTCCTGCGGTACGGCGTGCCCGTCATCGAGGCGTCGGCGTACATGGGCATCACCGCGGCCCTCGTCCGGTACCGCGCCAAGGGGCTGCGCCGCGGCCCGGACGGCCGGGTGACGGCCGCCAACCGGATCATCGCCAAGCTGTCCCGGCCCGAGGTGGCGCGGGTGTTCCTCGCCCCGGCACCCGAGGACCTGGTCGCCCGGATGGTCACCGCCGGCGCCCTCACCCGCCAGGAGGCGGAGCTGCTGCGCGAGGTGCCCATGGCCGACGACCTCTGCGTCGAGGCCGACTCGGGCGGCCACACCGACCGTGGCGTCCTCGTCGCGCTGCTCCCGGCCATCATCGCCCTGCGCGACGAGCTGGCCAAAACGTACGGCTACGCGCAGCGGATTCGGGTCGGCGCAGCGGGCGGCATCGGCAGCCCGGCCGCCGCGGCGGCCGCCTTCGTCCTGGGCGCGGCCTTCGTGCTCACCGGCTCCGTCAACCAGTGCACGGTGGAGGCCGGGACCAGCGACGCGGTCAAGGACATGCTGCAGAACGCCGGTGTGCAGGACACCGCCTACGCCCCGGCGGGCGACATGTTCGAGATCGGGGCGCAGGTCCAGGTGCTCCAGCGGGGCACGTTCTTCCCCGGCCGGTCCAACCGCCTGTACCAGCTGTACAAGCACTTCGAGTCGCTCGACGCCATCGACGACAAGACGCTGCGCATGATCCAGGACAAGTACTTCCGGCGGGACTTCGACCAGGTCTGGGAGGAGGTCCGCGCCCACCAGCCGGCCACGGAGATCCACAAGGCCGAGCACAATCCCAGGTACCGGATGGCGCTGCTGTTCAAGTGGTACTTCGCGCACTCGACGCGGGCCGCCCTGGAGGGCGACCCGGACTGCCGGGTCGATTACCAGATCCACTGCGGGCCCGCCCTCGGCACCTTCAACCAGTGGGTCAAGGGCACCGATCTGGAGAACTGGCGCAACCGGCATGCGGACGAGATCGGCCTGCGGCTGATGGCCGCCACGGCCGAGCTCGTCAACGGCCGCTTCGCCGGCCTGTTCGGCCGCCGCGACGCATCGGACTCCCATCGCCTCGCCCCGCAGGACCGGGAGGCGGCTGTCCGCTGA
- a CDS encoding alpha/beta hydrolase: MSLEVIHRPSATDATKVPLLFVHGSYHGAWCWDEHFMPYFAERGHDCHAVSLRGHGNSPGRERLHELTLADYVADVVEAAGRTKGTPVLVGHSMGGAVAQLVAREHPELLAGLVLLNSVPPAGLGPESLRLMFRHFRDLRGLRAFNRGAGEFPTRLFYSDALPEAERAAIAGRLQPESDKVNYAVNKRVLSGAPTTPVPLLVLGSTADRVVSARSVQATAKTYGTEPVLLDGVGHVSMLDPQWRRVADRTLDFLKTVGDAEEARK; the protein is encoded by the coding sequence GTGTCGCTGGAAGTCATCCACCGTCCGTCCGCCACCGACGCCACCAAGGTGCCGCTGCTCTTCGTGCACGGCTCCTACCACGGGGCGTGGTGCTGGGACGAGCACTTCATGCCGTACTTCGCCGAGCGCGGCCACGACTGTCACGCGGTGAGCCTGCGCGGCCACGGCAACAGCCCCGGCCGTGAGCGGCTGCACGAACTGACCCTGGCCGACTACGTCGCCGACGTCGTCGAGGCAGCCGGGCGGACCAAGGGCACCCCGGTGCTGGTCGGGCACTCCATGGGCGGCGCCGTGGCGCAACTGGTGGCCCGCGAGCACCCGGAGCTGCTCGCCGGCCTGGTGCTGCTGAACTCCGTACCGCCGGCCGGGCTCGGCCCCGAGTCGCTGCGCCTGATGTTCCGCCACTTCCGCGACCTGCGCGGGTTGCGGGCCTTCAACCGCGGTGCGGGCGAGTTTCCGACGCGGCTGTTCTACTCCGACGCGCTCCCCGAGGCGGAGCGGGCCGCCATCGCCGGCCGCTTGCAGCCCGAGTCGGACAAGGTCAACTACGCGGTGAACAAGCGCGTGCTGAGCGGCGCGCCGACCACGCCGGTGCCGCTGCTGGTGCTGGGCTCCACCGCCGACCGGGTGGTCTCGGCCAGGTCGGTGCAGGCCACCGCCAAGACGTACGGAACCGAGCCGGTGCTGCTGGACGGCGTCGGCCATGTCTCGATGCTCGACCCGCAGTGGCGCCGGGTCGCCGATCGCACCCTCGACTTCCTCAAGACCGTGGGCGACGCGGAGGAGGCACGGAAATGA
- a CDS encoding class I SAM-dependent methyltransferase produces MTEVTERRSYQVSTIASSPEREIERLSAQVDLFWPDEFRHYVDNGLRDGISMVELGSGPGFTTEKILDLLPEIRITAVEIDPLLVEVAGDRLSRPYGDRLDIVQGSIMDTGLPSGTYDFALTRLVLEHLPDPVAAVREVTRILKRGGRAVFVDNDFEMHLMTSPHIPALSQLYGAYCRSRADEGGNPTIGRELPGILRSGGLSAVTFSVVSAHSDIVGSKSFLGSEGVGIATKLVRDGYLSSKALGEIARSWRDLMKNDKHAILRQMYLSAGEK; encoded by the coding sequence ATGACCGAGGTGACGGAGCGCCGCTCCTACCAGGTGTCCACGATCGCCAGCAGCCCCGAGCGCGAGATCGAGCGGCTGAGCGCCCAGGTCGACCTCTTCTGGCCGGACGAGTTCCGGCACTACGTCGACAACGGGCTGCGCGACGGCATCTCCATGGTCGAGCTGGGCAGCGGCCCGGGCTTCACCACCGAGAAGATCCTCGACCTGCTGCCTGAGATCCGGATCACCGCCGTGGAGATCGACCCGCTGCTGGTCGAGGTCGCCGGCGACCGGTTGTCGCGCCCCTACGGCGACCGCCTCGACATCGTCCAGGGGTCGATCATGGACACCGGACTGCCGTCGGGTACTTACGACTTCGCCCTCACCCGGCTGGTCCTGGAGCACCTGCCCGACCCGGTGGCGGCGGTCCGTGAGGTCACCCGGATCCTCAAGCGGGGCGGCCGGGCGGTGTTCGTCGACAACGACTTCGAGATGCACCTGATGACCTCCCCGCACATTCCGGCGCTGTCGCAGCTGTACGGCGCCTACTGCCGCTCGCGGGCCGACGAGGGCGGCAACCCGACGATCGGCCGCGAACTGCCGGGCATCCTGCGCAGCGGCGGCCTGTCGGCGGTCACCTTCTCGGTGGTCAGTGCGCACAGCGACATCGTGGGCAGCAAGAGCTTCCTCGGATCCGAGGGCGTCGGCATCGCCACCAAGCTGGTCCGGGACGGCTATCTGAGCAGCAAGGCCCTGGGCGAGATCGCCCGGTCCTGGCGGGACCTGATGAAGAACGACAAGCACGCGATCCTGCGCCAGATGTATCTCTCGGCCGGCGAGAAGTAA